One segment of Lytechinus variegatus isolate NC3 chromosome 13, Lvar_3.0, whole genome shotgun sequence DNA contains the following:
- the LOC121426615 gene encoding von Willebrand factor-like → MSQLDYVFCLQVDGLCGNDDAQSQHILGSGVGATPTFPALGNTYQHVSSDCTPVDALISPPENSISCNDHFANTSQFQDCGLDRSIYKGICDYEMYASPTNQSVDRGVCLALAEHYRMCSIVNGNAVDWRTSHDCVVSCPDGKVYVESGGQCPKTCEKSQLSEDCSDQGGVDGCDCPSEFFWNEETDSCVPKTDCFCIHDGTRYAKGDIADIECSTW, encoded by the exons ATGTCTCAATTAGACTATGTATTCTGTTTGCAGGTTGATGGATTATGTGGAAATGATGACGCCCAAAGTCAGCATATCTTGGGAAGTGGGGTCGGCGCTACCCCAACTTTCCCTGCCCTCGGTAACACGTACCAGCATGTATCTTCAGACTGCACACCAGTCGATGCTCTTATCTCACCGCCAGAAAACAGCATCTCATGTAACGATCACTTCGCTAATACAAGCCAATTTCAAGACTGTGGGCTGGACAGATCGATTTACAAAGGTATTTGCGACTACGAGATGTATGCCTCTCCTACCAACCAAAGCGTCGACCGTGGAGTCTGCTTGGCCCTTGCCGAGCATTACCGAATGTGTTCTATCGTTAATGGCAACGCTGTAGATTGGAGGACTTCACACGACTGTG tggtATCCTGTCCTGATGGCAAGGTCTATGTGGAAAGTGGTGGCCAGTGTCCAAAGACGTGTGAGAAATCGCAACTAAGTGAAGATTGCTCTGACCAAGGAGGAGTCGACGGGTGCGATTGTCCCTCTG AGTTCTTCTGGAATGAGGAGACTGATTCATGTGTTCCAAAGACGGACTGCTTCTGTATTCATGATGGGACTCGTTACGCAAAAGGAGACATCGCCGACATCGAATGCAGCACGTGGTAA